TTCTGGATGAGCTGCGGGGTCATAGTCTTGCGAACGTCTGCGCAGGGAGAGAAGGCGCTGATGACCAGAGAGATGGGAGCAGTCACGCGGTGGCTACCCTTTTCGTCCTGCCATACAGTGCTCATGGACATGGAGTCCTTACCCACCGGAATGGTGATGCCCAGTTCCGGGCAGAGTTCCATACCGATTGCCTTTACAGCTTCGTACAGGTCGGCACCATCACCTTCGTAGTTAGGAGTTGCCATCCAGTTTGCGGAAAGGTTTACGCGGCCCATATCCGGAACGTAAGCGGCAGCCATGTTGGTGAGGGATTCAGCAACAGTCATGCGGGCTGCAGCAGCCGGAGAGATAAGAGCGATCGGAGCGCGTTCACCCATGGACATGGCTTCACCTTCGTAGGTGTCGAGAGTTGCGCTTGTGACGGCGCAGTCAGCCACAGGAACCTGCCAGGGGCCCACCATCTGGTCGCGGCAGATCATACCGGTCACGGAACGGTCACCGATGGAGATCAAGAAGGTCTTATCAGCAACGGTCGGGTTAGCGAGAACGCGGTGTGCAATATCCTTGATGGTAGCATCAGCGGGAACCACCTGGGACGTAAGCGGACGCTTCTGGCTCTTTTCGTTACGGATCATGCGAGGCGGCTTGCCCAGGAGAACTTCCAACGGCATGTCGATGGGAGTAGAACCGAAGTGTTTGTCGGTAAGAGTGAGGTGCTTTTCAGGAATAGCCTCGCCCACCACGGCATACGGGCAACGTTCACGCTTACAGATAGCGTCGAACACGTCCAGCTTGTTACCGGCAACGGCAATCACATAACGTTCCTGGGATTCGTTACTCCAGATTTCGAAGGGGCTCATGCCCGGTTCGTCGTTAGGAACGTTACGGAGTTCAAACTTACCACCGAGACCGCCATCGTTGACGAGTTCCGGGAAGGCGTTAGAAAGTCCACCTGCACCAACGTCGTGGATGAAGGTAATGGGGTTTTCTTCGTCCATTGCCCAGCAACGGTCAATCACTTCCTGGCAACGACGTTCCATTTCCGGGTTTTCACGCTGCACAGAAGCAAAGTCCAGAGATTCGTTACCGGCACCGTTGGCCACAGAGCTTGCTGCACCGCCACCAAGGCCGATAAGCATTGCCGGACCGCCCAGAACTACCAGGTGATCACCCGGGTCGATGTGGCCCTTTTCGATGTGGTCGTGCTTGATGTTGCCGAGACCACCAGCCAGCATAATGGGCTTGTGGTAACCACGAACTTCGTTACCCTTTTCAGCAGAAACTTCCTGTTCGAAAGTACGGAAGTAACCCAGGATGTTGGGACGGCCGTACTCGTTGTTGAAAGCTGCACCGCCAAGAGGACCATCGATCATGATGTCCAAAGCGGAAGCGATACGGCTGGGACTGCCAAAATCCTTTTCCCAAGGCTGAACTGCACCCGGCAGCTTGAGGTTGGAAACGCTGAAGCCAGTGAGACCGGCCTTCGGCTTGGAACCCTTACCCGTTGCACCTTCGTCACGAATTTCACCACCACTACCAGTAGCGGCACCCGGGAACGGAGAAATTGCAGTGGGATGGTTATGGGTTTCCACCTTCATCAAGATGTCCACTTCTTCGTTGTGGAAATCATACTTGTTGGTGCGGGGGTCAGCGTAGAAACGACCTGCGGTAGCACCCTTCATCACAGCGGCGTTATCCTTATAGGCGCTGAAGATGTTGGTGTTGTGCAGAGCGTAGGTGTTCTTGATCATCTGGAACAGGGACTTGTCCTGCTTGACACCGTCGATGGTCCATTCGGCACCGAATACCTTGTGGCGGCAATGTTCGGAGTTGGCCTGAGCAAACATGTACAGTTCCACGTCGGTGGGGTTACGCTTGAGAGCGGTAAAGTTGTTGACCAGGTAGTCGATTTCGTCGGCGGAAAGAGCGAGGCCCATGGCCTTGTCTGCCTTGACGAGA
This genomic window from Fibrobacter sp. contains:
- the purL gene encoding phosphoribosylformylglycinamidine synthase, whose product is HDRMTQAVFADQASLDVLFSKEEPRPLNIIPVLTEGREALVKADKAMGLALSADEIDYLVNNFTALKRNPTDVELYMFAQANSEHCRHKVFGAEWTIDGVKQDKSLFQMIKNTYALHNTNIFSAYKDNAAVMKGATAGRFYADPRTNKYDFHNEEVDILMKVETHNHPTAISPFPGAATGSGGEIRDEGATGKGSKPKAGLTGFSVSNLKLPGAVQPWEKDFGSPSRIASALDIMIDGPLGGAAFNNEYGRPNILGYFRTFEQEVSAEKGNEVRGYHKPIMLAGGLGNIKHDHIEKGHIDPGDHLVVLGGPAMLIGLGGGAASSVANGAGNESLDFASVQRENPEMERRCQEVIDRCWAMDEENPITFIHDVGAGGLSNAFPELVNDGGLGGKFELRNVPNDEPGMSPFEIWSNESQERYVIAVAGNKLDVFDAICKRERCPYAVVGEAIPEKHLTLTDKHFGSTPIDMPLEVLLGKPPRMIRNEKSQKRPLTSQVVPADATIKDIAHRVLANPTVADKTFLISIGDRSVTGMICRDQMVGPWQVPVADCAVTSATLDTYEGEAMSMGERAPIALISPAAAARMTVAESLTNMAAAYVPDMGRVNLSANWMATPNYEGDGADLYEAVKAIGMELCPELGITIPVGKDSMSMSTVWQDEKGSHRVTAPISLVISAFSPCADVRKTMTPQLIQNKETTLMLVDLARGKNRMGASIAAQVYNMLGDKAPDVDSAKELRAFFETIQKLNADGKIMAYHDKSDGGLYTTVTEMAFAGHVGVTLDVNALQGNVIDALFNEELGAVLQVANADVAAVKAAFAAAGLGDTVSEIGKLNDTYNLVIGDYAEGLSDLRAIWSDTTRRIAALRDNPACAESEYQLKLEQDDPGITPKVTFDLVASAKVIKDFESRPKMAILREQGVNGELEMAAAFAKAGFESIDVHMTDILSGRVSLKDFNGLVACGGFSYGDVLGAGEGWAKSILFNPKARAEFEAYFNRKDTFTLGVCNGCQMVSNLKDLIPGAKHWPRFVQNLSERFEARYCSLKVEDTPAVLLKGMAGSVLPIAVAHGEGRAEFASRVAAEECLKTGLVALRYVDGKHEYTERYPLNPNGSPFAINGLCSEDGRALVMMPHPERVFRTCQYSWHPAEWGEDGPWMQLFRNGRIFVG